The Mercenaria mercenaria strain notata chromosome 10, MADL_Memer_1, whole genome shotgun sequence genome contains a region encoding:
- the LOC128559827 gene encoding uncharacterized protein LOC128559827, protein MFTLNNLMIYRKLFSVLYQSYCSSLNYCRNEEDKLEDDAHGNLNDCAHGFDDSEVTYSQPVKNKPSSNADATYSEVNKTEKSNSSASCSKKTQQDGQLLYADLDFDPNDAPLKGTAAKRRNSPTEYVAIDFVKTAAEKAEESKPTEADNIYANQ, encoded by the exons ATGTTTACTTTGAACAATTTAATGATATATCGTAAATTGTTTTCTGTCTTATATCAGAGTTATTGCTCTAGTTTGAATTACTGCAGAAATGAAGAAGACAAACTTGAAGATGATGCGCATGGAAATTTGAATGATTGTGCGCATGGGTTTGACGATTCGGAAGTAACATATTCTCAACCAGTCAAAAACAAGCCATCGTCTAATGCCGATGCAACGTATTCAGaagtaaataaaactgaaaagtcGAATTCCTCAGCCAGTTGTTCTAAAAAGACCCAG CAAGACGGACAGCTGCTGTATGCCGACCTTGACTTTGATCCTAATGATGCACCTTTGAAGGGAACCGCCGCCAAGCGCCGAAACTCTCCTACGGAGTACGTTGCCATAGACTTTGTCAAGACAGCAGCTGAAAAGGCTGAAGAAAGCAAACCAACAGAAGCGGACAATATTTATGCTAATCAGTAA